The proteins below come from a single uncultured Carboxylicivirga sp. genomic window:
- a CDS encoding PorP/SprF family type IX secretion system membrane protein gives MRKRVGIYIIVSLFHFLGVKGQDFHFSQFYANPLYLSPSLAGATDGGRLIMNYRNQWPAINQAFSTSAVSFDNFFTAFNSGIGVYLIQDKAGSAGLTTTQAAFQYSYNLMVSSDWQIVPAVQFTYGNKSVDFSKIVFPDQPPGGGGGSGGWDRLTNDQVQYIDLAASVFAYSSRYWIGLTVDHLAKPNYSFMNEKAAVDLKYVVFGGYNIWTEKRRNRGANKAFSMSFRYQNQGNLNQLDAGVYWYNGPLELGFWYRGLPFFNNVKSAAVNQDAIVALLGYDFGMFRVGYSYDITISNLGWATQGAHEISLILEFNQKGNLRVGGKRPAVPCSDAANPNSGGKYRKKRRRIF, from the coding sequence ATGAGAAAAAGAGTTGGCATATATATCATAGTTAGTCTTTTTCATTTTCTGGGTGTAAAAGGACAGGATTTCCATTTTTCGCAGTTTTATGCCAATCCCTTGTATCTAAGTCCCTCTTTGGCAGGAGCAACTGATGGAGGGAGGTTAATTATGAATTATCGTAATCAATGGCCAGCTATTAATCAAGCATTTTCGACAAGTGCTGTGTCATTCGATAATTTTTTTACTGCATTTAATAGTGGTATTGGTGTATATCTTATTCAGGATAAAGCTGGAAGTGCAGGGTTAACTACTACTCAGGCTGCTTTTCAATATTCTTATAATCTTATGGTTTCGAGCGATTGGCAAATTGTGCCGGCTGTTCAATTTACATATGGAAATAAATCAGTTGATTTTAGTAAAATAGTTTTCCCAGACCAACCTCCAGGTGGCGGGGGTGGCTCCGGAGGATGGGATCGGCTGACGAATGATCAAGTTCAGTATATTGATTTGGCAGCTTCTGTTTTTGCTTATAGTTCAAGATATTGGATTGGCTTAACAGTTGATCATTTAGCTAAGCCGAATTACTCATTTATGAATGAGAAGGCTGCTGTTGATTTAAAATATGTTGTTTTTGGTGGGTATAATATCTGGACAGAGAAGAGAAGAAATAGGGGAGCTAATAAAGCATTTTCGATGTCTTTTAGATATCAGAATCAAGGAAATTTGAATCAGTTAGATGCCGGTGTTTATTGGTATAATGGTCCTTTGGAGTTAGGTTTTTGGTATAGAGGTTTGCCTTTCTTTAATAATGTAAAAAGTGCAGCAGTGAATCAAGATGCCATTGTTGCTTTGTTGGGGTATGATTTTGGTATGTTTAGAGTAGGGTATAGTTATGATATTACTATCTCTAATTTAGGATGGGCTACTCAAGGAGCGCATGAAATATCCTTAATTCTGGAGTTTAATCAAAAAGGAAATCTTAGGGTTGGAGGTAAGCGACCAGCGGTTCCATGTAGTGATGCCGCTAATCCAAATAGTGGTGGTAAATATCGGAAAAAAAGACGTAGAATATTTTAA
- a CDS encoding OmpW family outer membrane protein, which translates to MKNLKHIITLLFVIMAISVFGQNKSNLHYSIGIPMGDTKDYISKTSWRGLLFEYERLIQPKIGVGIQVGWNTFYEEMPRATYPIENGAITSKQYRYLNSIPLQITGKYYFTDDNSPIRPFIGLGAGTNYLEAKNDNGLFSTKDKSWALALTPKAGALIPINYSTSISISFDYNTTFKTSDVSQQNWLGINIGFSWDY; encoded by the coding sequence ATGAAAAATTTAAAACATATTATCACTTTACTATTTGTAATAATGGCCATATCTGTATTTGGTCAAAACAAATCAAACTTACATTATAGCATTGGAATCCCGATGGGCGATACCAAAGATTACATAAGCAAAACAAGTTGGAGAGGCCTATTATTTGAATACGAAAGATTAATACAACCAAAAATTGGTGTAGGCATTCAGGTTGGCTGGAATACTTTTTATGAAGAAATGCCAAGAGCCACTTACCCTATTGAAAATGGAGCTATAACAAGCAAACAATACCGCTATCTCAATTCTATTCCATTACAAATTACTGGTAAATACTACTTTACTGACGACAATAGTCCTATCAGACCATTCATTGGATTAGGGGCCGGCACTAATTATCTGGAAGCCAAAAATGACAATGGCCTTTTCTCAACTAAAGATAAATCGTGGGCACTGGCACTTACCCCCAAAGCAGGAGCCCTTATTCCCATTAATTACAGCACTAGCATATCGATTAGCTTCGATTATAATACCACCTTTAAAACATCTGATGTTTCTCAACAAAATTGGTTAGGAATAAATATTGGTTTTAGCTGGGATTACTAA
- a CDS encoding Hsp20/alpha crystallin family protein: protein MKLIRNYNGQLPETNDLFNHFLGRDFFIEPEQYFGAKNAQPKVNIKETEGNFQIDIAAPGYSKEDFKVEIDNNILTIAVNKDEEVNDENQKITHSEYQLGSFKRSFTLPKGKVQDSKIEAQYINGILAISIPKTEEAKPKPKRILEIN, encoded by the coding sequence ATGAAATTAATAAGAAATTACAATGGACAACTACCTGAAACAAATGATTTATTCAATCACTTTTTAGGAAGGGATTTCTTTATTGAACCAGAACAGTATTTTGGAGCAAAGAACGCCCAACCAAAGGTGAATATAAAAGAAACAGAAGGTAATTTTCAAATTGATATTGCAGCCCCAGGATATTCAAAAGAGGATTTTAAGGTAGAAATTGACAATAACATCTTAACAATTGCAGTAAACAAAGACGAAGAAGTGAACGATGAAAACCAAAAAATCACTCACTCCGAATATCAACTTGGATCATTTAAACGATCTTTCACCCTACCGAAAGGGAAAGTTCAAGATTCGAAAATTGAAGCTCAATATATCAATGGAATATTAGCTATTTCAATTCCAAAAACAGAAGAAGCTAAACCAAAACCCAAAAGAATTCTGGAAATAAATTAA
- a CDS encoding cytochrome b N-terminal domain-containing protein has protein sequence MNTAGHSKAISKLLLHLHPNKVNVQSIKFTRTFGLGGMAALLFVVLFITGMLLRFVYVPSVKGAYNSIVELQSDVLFGQLLRNLHYWSGMALVLVSFLHVIRVFYSQSIYNERKKNWIYGLLLMFLVLFSNFTGYLLPWDQLAYWAVTIMTNMLSYIPFIGDALADMVRDGKEVTEATLLRFYHFHTGLLPLLMVILMSVHFWLVRKSRGVTVQNIEERKMVPTHPNLLYKEVVVALILIVVLFLFSMFVNAPLKGMANPLESPNPSKAPWYFMGFQELLLHIHPGFGIFVIPILVIAFLVYIPYMNYNNLNVGVWFNSEKGKKLTLISFLYSVVVTVMILLASEYILDFHVWMPEVPVLITTGLFMFLVYSLPVVAYMYFLKWKLKASKIDLVMALFTILITSYVVMTILGSLFRGEGMHLFA, from the coding sequence ATGAATACAGCCGGACATTCTAAGGCCATTAGCAAATTGTTATTGCATTTGCACCCCAATAAGGTCAATGTTCAATCAATAAAGTTTACCCGTACATTTGGATTAGGAGGTATGGCAGCTCTTCTGTTTGTTGTTTTGTTTATAACCGGTATGCTGCTGCGTTTCGTATATGTACCTTCGGTTAAAGGTGCATATAATTCAATTGTTGAATTGCAAAGCGATGTGTTATTTGGTCAGCTATTACGTAACCTTCATTATTGGAGTGGAATGGCTTTGGTATTAGTATCGTTTTTGCATGTAATAAGGGTATTTTATTCGCAATCGATTTATAACGAGCGTAAGAAAAACTGGATATATGGTTTGCTATTGATGTTTTTGGTTTTATTTTCAAATTTTACCGGATACCTTTTGCCATGGGATCAGTTAGCTTATTGGGCGGTTACCATCATGACAAATATGCTAAGTTATATTCCTTTTATAGGCGATGCTTTAGCTGATATGGTACGAGACGGTAAGGAAGTAACAGAGGCTACTTTGCTTCGTTTTTATCATTTTCACACAGGCTTGCTTCCTTTACTGATGGTGATACTGATGTCGGTACATTTTTGGTTGGTGCGAAAATCAAGAGGCGTTACAGTTCAAAACATAGAAGAGCGAAAAATGGTACCGACTCATCCTAATTTATTATATAAGGAAGTTGTAGTGGCATTGATTCTGATTGTTGTGTTGTTTCTCTTCTCAATGTTTGTAAATGCTCCGTTAAAAGGCATGGCCAATCCGTTGGAGAGTCCTAATCCGAGTAAGGCACCCTGGTATTTTATGGGATTTCAGGAATTGTTACTTCACATTCACCCTGGATTCGGAATTTTTGTTATTCCAATTTTAGTGATTGCTTTTTTAGTTTACATTCCTTACATGAACTACAATAATTTAAATGTGGGCGTATGGTTTAATTCTGAGAAGGGTAAAAAACTAACGCTTATATCCTTTTTGTATTCTGTTGTTGTAACTGTGATGATACTTCTGGCAAGCGAATATATTCTTGATTTTCATGTTTGGATGCCAGAAGTTCCGGTGTTGATTACTACCGGTTTGTTTATGTTTCTGGTATATTCTTTGCCTGTTGTAGCTTATATGTATTTCTTAAAATGGAAACTAAAAGCCTCTAAAATAGATTTGGTAATGGCATTATTTACCATCTTAATTACCTCATATGTAGTAATGACAATTTTAGGAAGTTTATTTAGGGGTGAAGGAATGCACTTATTTGCTTAA
- a CDS encoding Rieske (2Fe-2S) protein — protein sequence MKLKFNRRAFVKKAIYAVLSLEAVYVFTNLLGKKTKEAAVGIMFDAGNVDLFENNKVYPFGSAHFYLSRLEDGGLLAISIHCTHLGCAVQFNQNENRFLCPCHASAFDKHGEVLSPPATRALDILPIIIRDNKVLVDITKPIRRDKYDASQLTYV from the coding sequence ATGAAACTGAAATTTAACCGACGTGCATTTGTGAAAAAAGCCATCTATGCTGTTTTATCGCTAGAGGCTGTGTACGTATTTACTAACTTATTGGGCAAAAAGACAAAAGAAGCAGCTGTAGGGATAATGTTTGATGCTGGAAATGTTGATCTTTTTGAGAATAATAAAGTCTACCCGTTTGGTTCGGCTCATTTTTATTTATCGCGTTTAGAAGATGGTGGTTTGTTGGCCATTTCTATTCATTGTACTCATTTGGGGTGTGCAGTTCAGTTTAATCAGAATGAAAATCGTTTTTTGTGTCCATGTCATGCGTCTGCGTTTGATAAGCATGGCGAAGTTTTATCGCCACCTGCAACACGAGCATTGGATATTCTTCCGATTATTATTCGAGATAATAAGGTTTTAGTTGATATTACCAAACCAATCCGGCGAGATAAATACGATGCCTCACAATTAACTTATGTATAA
- the amrS gene encoding AmmeMemoRadiSam system radical SAM enzyme: MKEALFYISKNGSVRCTLCPHTCVLNNEEVGKCKVRKNRDGKLVSLSYGMISAMHVDLIEKKPLYHFLPGSKAFSISTAGCVLSCLNCQNWQISQRGVDDNKDKFVTPEEIVNLAVEYGCKSIAFTYNDPIVFYEYMLEIAQLAKQKGLMNVLISSGFINVKPLRKLLPFIDAANVDLKCFDNFIYQRLNGARLKPVLNTLQVIKDAGVWLETTNLIIPGYTDNEQMFLEMCQWLVINGFDQNPLHINRFVAAHELSEVNSTSLAVLKKLKKIAINEGLKFVYIGNIRDEKSTTTYCPVCGSRLINHSILTGAVNLTCKGECKYCASRIAGVWL; this comes from the coding sequence ATGAAGGAGGCTTTGTTCTATATTTCAAAAAATGGTTCTGTTCGATGTACTTTATGTCCGCATACTTGTGTGTTGAATAATGAAGAAGTTGGTAAATGTAAAGTCAGAAAAAACAGAGATGGTAAACTTGTTTCATTATCGTATGGGATGATTTCAGCTATGCATGTCGATCTCATTGAAAAGAAACCTTTGTATCATTTTTTGCCAGGGAGTAAAGCTTTTTCGATTAGTACTGCAGGATGTGTGTTATCATGTTTAAATTGTCAGAATTGGCAAATATCTCAACGTGGTGTTGATGATAATAAAGACAAATTTGTGACGCCGGAAGAAATTGTGAATTTGGCAGTAGAGTATGGGTGCAAAAGTATTGCTTTTACTTATAACGATCCTATAGTGTTTTATGAGTATATGTTGGAAATTGCTCAATTGGCAAAGCAAAAAGGTTTAATGAATGTGTTGATATCTTCAGGGTTTATAAATGTTAAACCATTACGCAAGCTACTTCCATTTATAGATGCTGCAAATGTTGACTTAAAGTGTTTTGATAATTTTATTTATCAAAGGCTAAATGGTGCGCGATTAAAACCCGTACTTAACACATTGCAGGTTATAAAAGATGCAGGAGTTTGGTTGGAGACTACCAATCTTATAATACCTGGTTATACAGATAATGAACAGATGTTTTTGGAGATGTGTCAATGGTTGGTTATAAATGGATTTGACCAGAATCCGCTTCATATCAATCGGTTTGTTGCTGCACATGAGTTAAGTGAAGTTAATTCAACTTCATTAGCTGTGTTGAAGAAATTAAAAAAAATTGCTATTAATGAGGGCTTGAAATTTGTGTATATTGGAAATATACGCGATGAAAAATCGACAACTACTTATTGCCCTGTTTGTGGAAGTAGGTTAATAAATCATTCAATTTTAACGGGAGCAGTTAACTTGACGTGTAAAGGTGAGTGTAAATATTGTGCAAGTCGTATTGCAGGAGTATGGTTGTGA
- a CDS encoding DUF4136 domain-containing protein: MKTNFIIALTTICILLLNSCYPGGAEYVDELDTSISRFDPDYSWNNLNGKTYTMPEKIRHIKDGKDVTDPEMTYDEDILDQVNREMQNLGLTMIDGSNQDNIDIVVAITLIEQNNSGSTWIPGGGWWDGWYPGWDWGWGDYYPWYPVYYSYKTGSVLIHMGNFKDRNTTEDEVPPIYEGAIDGLLQGNIQYIGDRIERGIDELYNQAPFN; the protein is encoded by the coding sequence ATGAAAACTAATTTCATCATTGCATTAACAACCATTTGCATACTACTGCTTAATTCTTGTTATCCAGGAGGAGCAGAATACGTTGACGAACTTGACACTTCAATTTCACGCTTTGACCCCGATTACAGTTGGAACAACCTAAACGGCAAAACCTATACCATGCCTGAAAAAATAAGACATATTAAAGATGGTAAAGACGTTACTGATCCGGAAATGACATACGACGAAGATATTCTTGATCAGGTAAATCGAGAAATGCAAAATTTAGGATTAACCATGATTGATGGTTCTAATCAAGATAACATTGACATTGTTGTAGCCATAACACTTATTGAACAAAATAATTCTGGATCTACCTGGATACCAGGTGGTGGCTGGTGGGATGGCTGGTACCCCGGATGGGACTGGGGATGGGGCGACTACTACCCTTGGTACCCTGTTTACTATAGCTACAAAACAGGTTCGGTACTTATTCATATGGGTAATTTCAAAGATAGAAACACTACCGAAGACGAAGTACCTCCAATTTACGAAGGAGCCATTGATGGCCTGCTTCAAGGAAACATTCAATACATTGGAGACCGCATCGAAAGAGGTATCGACGAATTATACAACCAAGCTCCATTCAACTAA
- a CDS encoding protein-disulfide reductase DsbD domain-containing protein, with amino-acid sequence MSRKVFVLFSIIVFSLVSVAGQVKEPVKWRFELKEVNQYEVQVVAYASIEHGWKMYGLDVPEGGPVPTEFTFEKADAIRPLKKAVEIEKATVKFDEVFSMEVPFFKEKAVFSQNIRVTKKPVKLKGYVTFMCCNDEMCMPPTDVDFEFDIK; translated from the coding sequence ATGAGTAGGAAAGTTTTTGTTTTATTTTCAATAATTGTGTTTTCGTTAGTGTCTGTTGCTGGGCAGGTAAAAGAGCCTGTTAAGTGGAGGTTCGAATTAAAAGAAGTGAATCAATACGAGGTGCAAGTGGTTGCGTATGCTTCAATTGAGCATGGCTGGAAAATGTATGGTTTAGATGTGCCAGAAGGTGGTCCGGTTCCAACAGAGTTTACATTTGAAAAGGCTGATGCTATTCGACCTTTGAAAAAAGCAGTTGAAATTGAAAAAGCTACAGTTAAGTTTGATGAGGTTTTTAGTATGGAAGTCCCTTTTTTTAAAGAGAAGGCTGTTTTCTCTCAAAACATCAGGGTCACAAAAAAGCCGGTAAAACTAAAAGGGTATGTTACCTTTATGTGTTGTAATGATGAAATGTGCATGCCTCCAACAGATGTGGATTTTGAATTTGATATCAAATAA
- a CDS encoding HAD family hydrolase codes for MVRLVATDMDGTLLNSKKELPVGFKDMYNRLRSEGIYFVVASGRQFYTLEEEFTHFNHDMCFIAENGGFIKWNDQVRLLKPMKTSNVEKLIKYIRTIEGANIVLCGKDGAYVESNSEKFLREAKMYYHRCTIVDDLLKVEDDVLKLAVNDFTNLESTTLEAVQCFSDEFHISTSSAIWLDIMPKGVNKGEAIKFLQQQLGVSEEETMVFGDYLNDYEMFEQAAYSYAMGNAHDDIKKIARFVTKTNDENGVMIVLEELLK; via the coding sequence ATGGTACGATTAGTTGCGACAGATATGGATGGAACGCTTTTGAATTCAAAAAAAGAGCTTCCGGTAGGGTTTAAGGATATGTATAATAGATTACGAAGTGAAGGTATTTATTTTGTTGTAGCTAGTGGAAGACAATTTTATACTTTAGAAGAGGAATTTACTCATTTTAATCATGACATGTGTTTTATAGCTGAGAATGGTGGATTTATAAAATGGAATGATCAAGTTCGTTTGTTGAAGCCTATGAAAACATCAAATGTTGAAAAATTGATTAAATATATTAGAACCATTGAAGGTGCAAATATTGTGTTGTGTGGTAAGGATGGTGCATATGTTGAGTCTAATTCAGAAAAATTCTTACGCGAAGCCAAAATGTATTATCACAGGTGTACGATCGTTGATGATTTATTGAAGGTTGAGGATGATGTATTGAAGTTGGCCGTAAATGATTTTACTAATTTAGAATCAACTACGTTGGAGGCTGTTCAGTGTTTTTCTGATGAATTTCATATTAGTACGTCTAGTGCTATTTGGTTAGATATAATGCCTAAAGGTGTTAATAAAGGTGAGGCCATTAAATTTTTGCAGCAACAACTAGGGGTGTCTGAAGAGGAGACTATGGTTTTTGGTGATTATCTGAATGATTACGAAATGTTTGAACAAGCTGCTTATAGTTATGCAATGGGGAATGCGCACGACGACATTAAAAAAATAGCTCGCTTTGTAACTAAGACAAATGATGAAAATGGCGTTATGATTGTGTTAGAGGAGCTGTTGAAATAG
- a CDS encoding multiheme c-type cytochrome, protein MTDTSKYIKLSRILGIVAILLFPAYILVKTYVKVDMHQPAKAEYTGVETCIECHQPEYDDWLQSHHNKAMDYANDSTVLGDFNNVTFEAQGMAHRFFKKDGKFMVNTDGADGTMQNFEIKYVFGYYPLQQYLVEFPGGRLQTLALTWDCDRKQWYHMADYVYKGQEVKHDNWLHWTNQAQNWNSMCADCHSTDLKKGYDPETDTYHTTWSEINVSCEACHGPGSKHLEWADLPEYAQEDIPNYGLVVKTSGIDHTEYVNNCVRCHSRRASLSDFDHHAASIYDHVVPNLPENPTWYIDGQILEEDYVYASFMQSKMHMKEVQCNDCHNVHSGKLLYGNQGTQYNKLCAQCHVADIYDTPEHHFHKTEGMDGEALISESGIKMDVGSGALCINCHMHGGNYMGVDYRRDHSFRIPRPDLTIKYGVPNACNQCHTDKSAQWSEDYITKWYGKSRRYHFAEAFSAAQNEDTAAVKRLEIIAIDELYPMNIRALAVRHLGTYFQDSLKIHLDNYLHNLDPTVRVAAVRADQVQSKDDIKRLLPLLSDETKAVRTEAFRSLMSVGEDNIPKVYNTSYEKSKDEYEQVLFYNADFPTGKFNLGNFYYNQGKTDLAIRWYLKALQQDNELHFVKLNLAYCYNSLGQNDRAAVLFEDYLNAEPTDANAMYSYGLLLSEMKKYDESLKMLEKSYKANSSRPRVAYNIAMMYDFKGDIIKAEDYLKKEIALMHDYNSNAGLLQFYLNSGMHSKALVLAKQLIIDYPEASQDLTQVIQQLEGK, encoded by the coding sequence ATGACCGATACATCGAAATATATTAAGCTATCACGCATATTAGGAATAGTTGCCATTTTGCTTTTTCCTGCGTATATACTGGTTAAAACCTATGTAAAGGTAGATATGCATCAGCCTGCAAAGGCCGAATACACAGGTGTTGAAACTTGTATCGAATGTCATCAGCCAGAGTACGATGATTGGTTACAATCGCATCATAACAAGGCCATGGATTATGCCAATGATTCAACAGTGTTAGGCGATTTTAATAATGTAACCTTTGAAGCACAAGGGATGGCGCATCGCTTCTTTAAGAAAGATGGTAAGTTTATGGTTAATACTGATGGAGCTGACGGAACCATGCAAAATTTTGAAATAAAATACGTATTTGGTTATTATCCTTTACAGCAGTACCTGGTTGAATTCCCCGGTGGCAGATTACAAACTCTGGCTTTAACCTGGGATTGTGATCGAAAGCAGTGGTATCACATGGCCGATTATGTGTACAAAGGTCAAGAGGTAAAACATGATAATTGGTTGCACTGGACCAATCAGGCTCAAAACTGGAATAGTATGTGTGCTGATTGTCACTCAACCGATTTAAAGAAAGGTTACGATCCCGAAACGGATACTTATCATACCACCTGGTCAGAGATTAATGTAAGTTGTGAGGCCTGTCATGGGCCTGGTTCAAAACATTTAGAGTGGGCCGATTTACCAGAATATGCTCAGGAAGATATACCAAATTACGGCTTGGTAGTAAAAACTAGTGGTATTGATCATACCGAGTATGTAAATAATTGTGTGCGATGTCATAGTCGGCGTGCATCTCTTAGCGATTTCGATCATCATGCTGCCAGTATTTATGATCATGTAGTTCCTAATTTGCCCGAGAACCCAACATGGTACATTGATGGGCAAATTTTAGAGGAGGATTATGTATATGCCTCTTTTATGCAAAGTAAAATGCATATGAAAGAAGTGCAATGTAACGATTGCCATAATGTGCATAGTGGAAAATTGTTGTATGGTAATCAGGGTACTCAATACAACAAATTGTGTGCGCAATGTCATGTGGCAGATATTTATGATACTCCTGAGCACCATTTTCATAAAACAGAAGGTATGGATGGAGAAGCGCTGATTTCAGAATCGGGTATTAAAATGGATGTGGGGTCAGGTGCTTTATGTATTAACTGCCATATGCATGGAGGTAATTATATGGGTGTTGATTATCGCCGCGATCATAGTTTTCGTATTCCTCGCCCCGATTTAACTATTAAATATGGTGTGCCTAATGCCTGTAATCAGTGTCATACCGATAAAAGTGCTCAGTGGTCTGAAGATTATATTACTAAATGGTATGGAAAAAGTCGTCGTTATCATTTTGCGGAAGCTTTTAGTGCAGCTCAAAATGAAGATACAGCTGCAGTTAAGCGATTGGAGATTATTGCTATCGACGAATTGTATCCCATGAACATACGTGCATTAGCAGTAAGACATTTAGGAACCTATTTTCAGGATTCTTTAAAGATTCATTTGGATAATTACCTTCATAATCTGGATCCAACAGTGAGGGTGGCGGCCGTAAGAGCCGATCAGGTGCAGTCGAAAGATGATATTAAGCGATTACTACCTTTGTTGAGTGATGAGACTAAAGCGGTGCGTACCGAGGCCTTTCGCAGTTTAATGAGTGTTGGGGAGGATAATATTCCTAAGGTTTATAATACCAGTTATGAAAAGTCGAAAGATGAATATGAACAGGTTTTATTTTATAATGCAGATTTTCCAACAGGTAAATTTAACTTAGGTAACTTCTATTATAATCAGGGCAAAACCGATTTAGCTATTCGATGGTATTTGAAGGCCCTTCAGCAAGATAATGAATTGCATTTCGTAAAATTGAATCTCGCTTATTGCTATAATAGCTTGGGGCAAAACGACAGAGCTGCCGTTCTTTTTGAAGATTATCTGAACGCTGAACCTACTGATGCCAATGCAATGTATTCGTATGGTTTATTACTTTCGGAGATGAAAAAATATGATGAGTCTTTAAAAATGCTTGAGAAGTCATATAAGGCTAATTCTTCACGTCCGAGGGTGGCTTACAATATTGCAATGATGTATGACTTTAAAGGCGATATAATAAAGGCTGAAGACTATTTAAAGAAAGAAATAGCATTGATGCATGATTATAATAGTAATGCCGGCTTATTACAATTCTATCTTAACAGTGGAATGCACTCAAAAGCTCTTGTTTTAGCTAAGCAATTAATTATTGATTACCCCGAGGCGTCGCAGGATTTAACACAGGTTATTCAGCAGTTAGAAGGTAAATAA
- the amrB gene encoding AmmeMemoRadiSam system protein B gives MEKDKIREPAVAGVFYSSDKNELKKSIENFLKSETCVLDSSELIRALIVPHAGYVYSGEVAASAYAQLGNDISYDLIVMIGSSHHHRFKGVSINRQSAYQTPLGTVEVDTELAKQLIPKSDLINYVPEAHDNEHTLEVQLPFVQMCIPGEIKILPIIVGTDNMSDLKKVANVLRFLLDRNALFVISTDLSHYPNYYDALEQDEQTVTMIVKNDPKALVEFIRHQKDKEISGLVTNLCGWTSVVLFQYLISEEEKFQFVPLKYQNSGDKLMQNHNRVVGYQSIVVVEYRDTLFSKKAENELLANARYGLYRCFNIETELNNDCDDELNVKYGAFVSVYVNDELRGCIGSFNPAYFLKQQVQKLVVDAAIFDRRFKSVEAKELPDVKIKISVLGPLQEISCMDEVQIGKHGIYLRSGLKKGTYLPEVAVHNNWDAKQFVEHCAFEKAGLTLDEFQRAELFVYDTNLISE, from the coding sequence ATGGAAAAAGACAAAATTAGAGAGCCGGCTGTGGCAGGAGTTTTTTATAGTTCAGATAAAAATGAGTTGAAAAAATCCATTGAAAATTTTCTGAAGAGTGAAACTTGTGTTTTGGATTCGTCGGAATTAATTCGCGCATTAATTGTTCCTCATGCCGGATATGTGTATTCAGGTGAAGTGGCAGCTTCGGCTTATGCACAATTGGGTAATGATATTTCATATGACTTAATTGTTATGATTGGTTCAAGTCATCATCATCGTTTTAAAGGGGTGTCGATAAATAGGCAATCGGCCTATCAAACTCCTTTGGGAACAGTTGAGGTAGATACAGAATTGGCCAAACAGCTTATTCCAAAATCTGATTTGATAAATTATGTGCCCGAAGCCCATGATAATGAACATACATTGGAAGTGCAATTGCCTTTTGTTCAAATGTGTATTCCTGGTGAAATAAAAATACTGCCAATAATTGTAGGAACTGATAACATGAGCGACCTTAAAAAAGTAGCCAATGTATTGCGATTTCTTCTTGATAGAAATGCTTTGTTTGTTATTAGTACCGATTTATCTCATTATCCTAATTACTACGATGCACTAGAGCAAGATGAACAAACGGTTACTATGATTGTAAAAAACGATCCAAAGGCTTTAGTAGAGTTTATTCGTCATCAAAAAGATAAAGAAATTTCAGGATTGGTGACTAATTTGTGCGGTTGGACGTCTGTGGTCTTATTTCAATATTTGATTTCAGAAGAAGAAAAGTTTCAATTTGTTCCACTCAAATATCAAAATTCTGGTGATAAATTAATGCAAAATCATAATCGAGTGGTCGGTTATCAGTCTATAGTTGTAGTTGAATACAGAGATACTTTATTCTCAAAGAAAGCAGAAAATGAATTATTAGCTAATGCTAGATATGGTTTGTATCGTTGTTTCAATATTGAAACTGAATTAAATAACGATTGCGATGATGAATTAAATGTAAAATACGGAGCGTTTGTTTCGGTATATGTTAATGATGAGCTACGTGGTTGTATTGGCTCTTTTAATCCAGCTTACTTTTTAAAACAACAAGTGCAAAAATTAGTGGTTGATGCAGCAATTTTTGATCGTCGTTTTAAAAGTGTTGAAGCAAAAGAGTTGCCTGATGTTAAGATTAAAATTTCTGTACTTGGTCCTTTGCAAGAAATTTCGTGTATGGATGAGGTGCAGATTGGTAAGCATGGGATATATCTCCGTAGTGGCTTAAAAAAAGGAACTTATTTACCCGAAGTGGCAGTTCATAATAATTGGGATGCAAAGCAATTTGTTGAACATTGCGCATTTGAAAAGGCAGGATTGACTTTGGATGAGTTTCAAAGAGCAGAATTGTTTGTGTATGATACTAATTTGATTAGCGAATAG